One Gimesia chilikensis DNA segment encodes these proteins:
- a CDS encoding PH domain-containing protein: protein MADFFTNIMGQVEGPFTGTQIRDLAKTGRLFPDSFVRKGVDGNWFTADRIKGLTFGAAKPQPPPPPSLPVPSPTLAAQPASNVILENYDKYAEFTKNHDWKALCELNNVSLDSFGTKKELQALPDYLEPNEVVFALTSGMMPQSENSNSFDFGLNTWLVVLTSDRFLFLDAAILTSSVNTQSIRHDRVQAVSASQGWVLGKIMVDLGSRVLTIDNCQKATVKVIADLANKWLKEMSDKRNTNVTRLQAEPEESPLDKLEKLAKLHSMGVLSDEEFRTAKEKILSSL from the coding sequence ATGGCAGATTTTTTTACAAATATCATGGGCCAAGTTGAAGGCCCGTTCACCGGCACTCAAATCCGGGACCTTGCTAAAACCGGGCGTCTATTCCCTGACAGCTTTGTCCGTAAGGGAGTTGACGGCAACTGGTTTACGGCTGACAGAATAAAAGGACTTACTTTCGGGGCAGCCAAACCACAGCCCCCCCCTCCACCAAGTTTGCCTGTCCCCTCGCCCACATTGGCAGCTCAACCCGCTTCAAATGTGATACTCGAAAATTACGACAAGTATGCCGAATTTACAAAAAACCATGATTGGAAGGCGCTTTGCGAACTAAATAATGTTTCCCTTGATTCGTTTGGAACAAAAAAAGAGCTCCAGGCATTGCCAGACTACCTGGAACCTAATGAGGTTGTGTTCGCACTCACGTCTGGGATGATGCCGCAATCAGAAAACTCTAATTCTTTTGACTTTGGCTTAAACACTTGGCTTGTTGTATTGACAAGCGACAGATTTCTTTTTCTTGACGCAGCGATACTAACCAGTTCTGTTAATACCCAGAGCATTCGTCACGACCGAGTCCAGGCCGTGTCAGCTAGCCAAGGCTGGGTGCTTGGAAAGATTATGGTGGATTTAGGGAGTCGTGTACTCACAATTGATAATTGCCAAAAGGCAACGGTGAAAGTCATTGCCGATTTGGCAAATAAGTGGCTCAAGGAGATGAGCGACAAAAGAAATACCAATGTCACGCGGTTGCAAGCAGAGCCTGAGGAGTCACCGCTAGATAAATTGGAAAAATTAGCAAAACTCCACTCGATGGGAGTGCTTTCAGACGAAGAATTTCGCACAGCAAAAGAAAAGATATTGTCTTCACTGTAG
- a CDS encoding glycosyltransferase family 2 protein, which produces MVGGLKLPGEKTGRNPSLEKFVKNHHSRSRVSIIIAARNNERYLAETIESALQQSIPCEVIYSDDNSIDDSLELARQYQSQGLTVLESPRHQGVCETRNRGAAASSGDYLVFLDGDDIMPANYIEEHLNAMRDDTPFVYGPAQAFGDFSIFWDAPEWEGSDIWRNNFVNTSAMWRRKVFEVAGRWREGIKTMWDWDLALRGSRLGVPRRSNATLKYRQHAASWSANNREKTHDQQEAFMPEVRKLNARVAVGSIISGRIPKLFPAWMSAVAQATRLLDNSSKPELVLLDNSNDTDFRVMIEKEVSRYWSTFQTIKIIPLEERVSHNHQSEEERRDAVSRFMAHACNQLRTHMDGEIHWIIEDDIMVPIQAGADLMQALVSGWTPPNAVSGCYHNRHIPKLYVGGWWNDDAPHEITDLPADPFQVDYAGTGCLMYWDSRTPRYWGSHHAGIPAHDWNWSMELTGSEGQLLMLPQVCCQHAIDDISFV; this is translated from the coding sequence TTTAGAAAAGTTTGTAAAGAATCATCATTCCCGCAGTCGAGTCAGCATTATTATTGCGGCCCGCAATAACGAAAGATATCTGGCAGAAACGATCGAGTCTGCACTGCAACAATCCATCCCGTGTGAGGTGATTTACTCGGACGACAACAGCATCGACGATTCCCTCGAACTGGCCCGTCAATATCAGTCGCAGGGGTTGACTGTTCTGGAGAGTCCTCGGCACCAGGGAGTCTGTGAAACGCGCAACCGTGGTGCTGCTGCATCTTCGGGGGACTACCTGGTATTTCTGGATGGCGACGACATCATGCCCGCCAACTATATCGAAGAACATTTAAACGCGATGCGGGATGACACTCCCTTTGTCTATGGGCCGGCTCAGGCGTTTGGTGATTTTTCCATCTTCTGGGATGCACCAGAGTGGGAAGGATCTGACATCTGGCGCAACAATTTTGTTAATACTTCGGCAATGTGGCGTCGAAAAGTATTTGAAGTGGCGGGACGCTGGCGCGAAGGTATTAAAACCATGTGGGACTGGGATCTGGCGTTGCGAGGATCTCGCCTGGGAGTTCCCCGGCGCAGCAATGCGACGCTCAAATACCGCCAGCATGCAGCTTCCTGGTCGGCAAACAATCGTGAGAAAACCCATGATCAGCAGGAAGCGTTCATGCCGGAAGTGCGAAAGCTGAATGCACGCGTCGCTGTGGGCTCGATCATCAGTGGCCGAATTCCCAAATTGTTTCCCGCCTGGATGTCTGCTGTCGCCCAGGCGACACGGCTGCTCGACAACTCCTCAAAACCCGAGCTGGTTCTGCTTGATAACAGTAATGATACCGATTTCCGTGTCATGATTGAAAAAGAGGTCAGCCGCTACTGGTCCACTTTCCAGACCATCAAAATTATTCCATTGGAAGAGCGCGTCTCTCACAACCATCAGAGCGAAGAGGAACGGCGAGACGCTGTGTCTCGTTTCATGGCCCATGCCTGTAATCAACTTCGTACCCACATGGATGGTGAAATTCATTGGATCATTGAAGACGATATCATGGTCCCTATTCAGGCGGGCGCCGATTTGATGCAGGCTCTTGTTTCAGGCTGGACACCTCCCAATGCGGTGTCTGGATGTTACCACAATCGCCATATTCCCAAGCTGTATGTCGGCGGCTGGTGGAACGACGATGCTCCCCACGAAATTACAGATCTGCCTGCAGATCCGTTTCAAGTCGACTACGCAGGTACTGGCTGTTTAATGTACTGGGATTCCAGAACCCCGCGTTATTGGGGCAGCCATCATGCAGGCATTCCCGCACATGACTGGAACTGGTCAATGGAGTTAACCGGATCGGAAGGGCAGCTGTTGATGTTGCCTCAAGTATGCTGCCAGCACGCCATTGACGATATCAGTTTTGTCTGA